A genomic segment from Aegilops tauschii subsp. strangulata cultivar AL8/78 chromosome 1, Aet v6.0, whole genome shotgun sequence encodes:
- the LOC109774810 gene encoding uncharacterized protein, with amino-acid sequence MAGDDGKKKAGDVDDDGSKGSPKSAVGQGRELAVARQFAPVVSGHANVPPLTRTNYAEWSLLMEVGMQARGMWRAILGAEDLDDEYGYRNDKGAMEFILRSVPPEMLPMLRKHQTSQDLWEAIRAMRAGSARVRDAKAQTLRGEFDQLCHKPGESIDDLAMRLTGLCARLGELGDAISDKRVIQKWLRIVPKRYSQLAVSIDNLVDLDTTSIEEIIGRFKAAEERYELDAEEDGNSKLLLTLEEWNARMGRGDQGGSFSGGANGNKKGRGKGHGDRGKGVTRPGGGKTGPKRSGNCRYCGISGHWARECRKKMKDEGGGEAHLVAAEDEDPALLMAQVTPLPDKPELDASGDQLVHLHEEGAEVSLGAAGDAKEPLWHLDTGASNHMTGNSTFFSELDRHVAGTVRFGDGSVVKIEGRGTVVFVAHGGRHRVLSKVYYIPRLRTSIISVGQLDEAGCTALVRSGMMVVRDRQENVIAKVYRSRNTVKLEITRPVRMRGAGTPATATSTSTHSGSWPRTAWCPACHWSSTPIRCAIAALWASSAAPRSLRRRTTGWAIAWIWCTVICAARSRRQHTEERGTSCCSWTTSHATCGSCS; translated from the coding sequence ATGgcaggtgatgatggcaagaagAAGGCGGGGGACGTCGACGACGACGGCAGCAAAGGCTCGCCAAAATCCGCAGTCGGCCAAGGGCGCGAGCTGGCGGTGGCGAGGCAGTTCGCTCCGGTCGTGTCGGGTCACGCCAACGTGCCACCATTGACCCGCACGAACTACGCCGAGTGGAGTCTCCTCATGGAGGTCGGGATGCAGGCGAGAGGGATGTGGCGCGCGATCCTGGGCGCGGAGGATCTCGACGACGAGTACGGGTACCGCAACGACAAGGGCGCGATGGAGTTCATCCTCCGATCGGTGCCTCCTGAGATGCTGCCCATGCTGCGCAAGCACCAGACCTCCCAGGACCTGTGGGAGGCGATCCGCGCCATGCGCGCGGGCTCCGCGCGCGTCCGAGACGCAAAGGCCCAAACCCTGCGGGGGGAGTTCGACCAGCTGTGCCACAAACCCGGTGAGTCCATTGATGATCTGGCCATGCGTCTCACAGGGCTATGTGCGCGCCTCGGCGAACTCGGAGACGCGATCAGCGACAAGCGCGTGATCCAGAAGTGGCTGCGAATTGTCCCCAAGAGGTACTCGCAGCTCGCGGTCTCCATCGACAACTTGGTCGACTTGGACACGACGTCGATCGAGGAAATCATCGGTCGCTTCAAGGCGGCCGAGGAGCGGTACGAGCTGGACGCCGAGGAGGACGGCAACAGCAAGCTCCTGCTCACTCTGGAGGAGTGGAACGCGCGGATGGGGCGCGGTGATCAAGGCGGGTCCTTCAGCGGGGGGGCCAACGGCAACAAGAAGGGGCGTGGAAAGGGCCACGGCGACCGCGGAAAGGGCGTCACCCGTCCCGGCGGCGGAAAAACTGGGCCCAAGCGCTCAGGCAACTGCCGCTACTGCGGTATTAGCGGCCACTGGGCTCGCGAGtgccgcaagaagatgaaggacgagggcggcggcgaggcgcacCTTGTGGCGGCTGAGGACGAGGATCCTGCGCTTCTCATGGCGCAGGTGACGCCGTTGCCTGACAAGCCCGAACTGGACGCGAGCGGCGATCAGCTCGTACACCTCCACGAGGAGGGCGCAGAGGTCAGCCTCGGGGCCGCTGGCGACGCCAAGGAACCACTCTGGCATCTGGACACCGGCGCATCAAACCACATGACGGGCAACTCCACCTTCTTTTCGGAGCTGGATCGCCACGTCGCCGGGACGGTGCGTTTCGGTGACGGGTCGGTGGTCAAGATCGAGGGGCGCGGGACGGTGGTCTTCGTCGCTCACGGAGGGCGTCACCGCGTGCTCTCTAAGGTATACTACATACCCCGCCTGCGTACCTCAATCATCTCCGTCGGGCAGTTGGACGAGGCGGGCTGCACCGCTCTGGTGCGGAGCGGCATGATGGTGGTGCGCGATCGCCAGGAGAACGTCATCGCCAAGGTGTACAGATCGAGGAACACCGTCAAGCTGGAGATCACGCGGCCGGTGAGGATGCGTGGCGCTGGCACGCCCGCTACGGCCACCTCAACTTCGACGCACTCCGGAAGCTGGCCCAGGACGGCATGGTGCCCGGCATGCCATTGGTCGAGCACGCCGATCAGGTGTGCGATAGCTGCCTTGTGGGCAAGCAGCGCCGCGCCCCGTTCCCTACGGAGGCGAACTACCGGGTGGGCGATCGCCTGGATTTGGTGCACGGTGATCTGTGCGGCCCGATCACGCCGCCAACACACGGAGGAAAGAGGTACTTCCTGTTGCTCGTGGACGACAAGTCACGCTACATGTGGATCGTGCTCCTGA